Genomic window (Aethina tumida isolate Nest 87 chromosome 4, icAetTumi1.1, whole genome shotgun sequence):
ATTTTGTGATTTCTTTCTTATGTTATCATTATAGTGACGTTATCTGCGTAGATTTacgaaatgaatatttataaatcagaaattttatttgatgttgtttattattttaatatcttgtgTGTTATCTAAAACAAAACTTCAAACCAGTCAATTAATCACTTTATAAAactcaatgttttaaataacgcACTGCACCCAGATTTCCCATTTTTTAATGTGCTTGTTTCGTTAACTATGTACACtggttcaaaaaaattaaccgACACCTGTTTTCAGATGAGCAAAAGTTACTGGATAAGAAAAATGGCAACGACGTTTCTTACATCGAGAATAATAACTTCTATTCCTCAACgccaaatgttaaaaaagtcAACGGCAACATTTCCGACATATCGATGAACGCCACCAATGGAGATTACACCACGTCTAAAATAGATGACAGTCCAATAAGAAATTTCGCCAAAGAACAGCTGATGAATAGTATAAATGCTAATACGAACGGAACAAATACGACGACTATTATCGCTGAAATAGAGGGTGAAGTTAAAAAGAAAAGTAGGCCTACTGATAAGACGTATTATATTgcgaaagaaattttaatgactGAACTCACGTACAAGAAGGATTTGGATGTAATAAATGTGGTAagcaaaataatacataacaaactgaaaaaatatcaatttcctTATTGCCCTTTAGTGGTTCAGAGAAGAAGTAGGTAGGGAGGAACCAGAAGAATGTTCAAATCTCTTCGCACTTATTGGACCATTGGCACAAGCTCATGGTCTGTTGGTTAAAGATTTGGAACAAAGATTGCATGGTTGGGACGGCCGCGGTGGTCCCAAAGGATCAGGAAAGATCGCGGATGTTCTGTTAATACATTTGCCGCCACTCCTGCCGGTAAGTTTTGGAAAACGttgatgaatttaatatatatactaaattttctattttttacagatttatgAAGAATATTTGGACAGTCACTTATCGGTTCTGGAAACACTTGATACTGCCTTCAAACAAAATGCGCggtttgaacaattttatcgAGACTTTGAGACGCAGAAGGTTTGCTATCTTCCACTGACGACGTTTGTGTTGAAGCCTCTGCATAGACTTTTACAGTATCAATCCCTTTTACAAAGTaagttattagttttttaacgattaatacattatttaagtgTGTATTTGCTTCAGGACTTCTTAAACATTATGGACCCAACCATCCAGATAGAACGAACTGCTTGACCGCTTGTGATACACTGAAGGAAATTATCGTTCCGGTCACGGAAACTTTGGAACATTCCGAAAATCTTGCTACACTCATCGAATTGCAACGGGATATTGTGGGATTCGATAATTTAATACAGACtggtagaaaatttataagacaTGGCTGCTTACTTAAACATTCCAGAAAAGGATACCAACAGAGGATGTTCTTCTTGGTAAGACTTGACGATTAAGTTTATAAGGGCAAATAATCTTAATTCCattctttaatttagttttctgATATACTATTGTATACGTCGAGGTCCCAAGCAACTCTTCAATTCAAAGTACACGGACATATGCCATTACGGGGTGTCCTTATTGAGGAACCCGAAGGCGAGTTGTCATTCAATGGGTTAGTCATTTACGGTAAGTTGATGCATTCATCTCCCTTACATTtctaaatgtatttttctgtAGGTGGCAACAGAGCCCTTACAGTGGCAGCAAATTCGCCGGAAGAGAAGCAAAGATGGAAAAACGATCTACTTACGGCAATTCAACAAGCCAGAGACAAATCAGACACCAAAGTGAATTATCTGAGCTTAAAAAGTTGTAGCTCTTCAGACGAACACATAGACCAAAGCAGCAATGAAGTCAGCACCCAGACCAAGTCCCACGCCCAAAGAAGTAATACGACGGTGCACGTGTGTTGGCACAGAAGTACCAGTATTAGTATGAAAGATGAACTACTTGCGGTGGAAAACCAATTATCGGGTTATCTCTTAAGAAAATTCAAAAGCAGTAATGGCTGGCAGAAACTGTGGGTTGTTTTTACATCgttttgtctatttttttataaaggcTGTTTGGACGAATTTCCTCTTGCTTCTTTGCCCCTTTTGGGGTATGCTGTGGGTCCACCTTTACCTGAAGATCAAATAGGAAAAGATTTTGTTTTCAAGCTGCAGTACAAGAATCACGTCTACTTCTTCAGAGCGGAATctgaatatacatataataggTAAATGTTGTGAGTAAGCTGTTAAACGTTAACTAAACAAATGTATGCCTTTCAGATGGATGGAAGTAATTGGAAGCGCAACTCAGCATaggataaaaaagaaaataccgGTAGTAAATGAGAATTCCATTGAATATTCTCCAGAAAAGTGATGAGTGGctcaaacatattatttatactttatatttcttgggtttaatttaattattatagtttttagtttCATTTCTTACcttgtacataattaattatgttatcaaaattaatttattaatatttaagtcaaaataatatcaaatttgattGCTGCATTTGTACTTTATgtcaaagtattaattaaaataatgaaaaccaGTCATTCctatcaaattaaatgtgccttcatatttttctatgttatttttgtatataatgtatattttttattaatgtacttCCGTAAATGATAAGGCAgcttatataacaaatttacatttctgttggaatatatttactaaataaattttactgtttactttatttaattgtttttgatcATATCATTGTCATCACTaattatttgtgtaatttaaaataatattgaataataatattcaacgtttttctgtgttttatttagcttttatgataataaataaatgaaagagtaatatataatactaaaaccagtaatttaaataaggtgCATAAACAATAAGTACGTGACTGGAGTATGTCTAAACACTTACATCCATAAACTCTCCGTGGACGATATGGTGTTTCACTTGGAAATGaccatttacaatattaaaaataacccaTGTCTTAACAATGATGTACTAGGTGCGCAAGTTTAAAATATCGTTTACTTTATGATAAATaagcaattatatttattaataaattgctatttttgttattattatatatttttaaattacttaaatttaatgattaaagtttaaatataatatctattaataatttaatatgtatatattactaGCTTACTCGGAGAACGTTGTTTTgccatataaataactttcaagTAATTTCTAGTGTAGACAAAAAATAGCTTACTTATTGtaagtatgtatgtatgttagaatgtgtatattgtatgtatgtaaGAATGTGGTATACGCGTGAAATAAGAAGTGACACCTGTAGACATCTGGCGGggataactaattaaatgacGATTGATCAGTTTTCGACCGGAgatgaaaaatgattaaattactaaaatggctattaaaaaataagggtTGATCGTAGAAGGGTGAAAATTTAggattgtatgtatttttgtatgttgtatcataaaaaaatagaaactaaaaattttgtctaaaaaataaaaaaaaaaaaaaatttagggGTGGACTACCCCTAACATTTAGGGGGATGAAAAATAGATGTTGGCCGATTCTCAGACCTACTCAATACGCCCACAAAATTTCATGAGAATCGGTGAAGCCGTTTCGGAGGAGTATGGGAACGAAAACTGTGACacgagaattttatatataagatatatttttcaattaaaatacccTCATATAATTGTTACGATTTTTGGAA
Coding sequences:
- the LOC109600576 gene encoding FERM, ARHGEF and pleckstrin domain-containing protein 2 isoform X1, translating into MDSTSSNRGSTGQLSSTDSLGGGMHHSHSTPAGVDGGARTPPATPKKAGKMLAMRVQMLDDTVTIFQVQAKALGRVLFEQVCKQLHLLEADYFGLEYADNHGTKYWLDLQKPISRQLGLSLVDPLLSFCVKFYTPDPGQLEEEYTRYLFCLQVKRDLAQGLMQCNDNTAAIMASYIVQAECGDYVAEDYPDHTYLSTYKFVPHQDVEMERKIMENHKKHSGQSPAEADLNLLETARRCELYGIKMHPAKDHENVSLNLAVAHMGILVFQVYTKINTFSWAKIRKISFKRKRFLIKLHPEGYGYYKDTVEFFFEGRNECKNFWKKCVENHGFFRCSSVKHVSRHKTRVLSRGSSFRYSGKTQKQIVEFVRDNYVKRQTFQRSASFRHSSAHSSASNMHTSTVGNSISAHPLLPLADSNLSVEVSKLSASLGSMGATVAAAPGSPTTRSASRHLATATCWSSVPDTRPTTQLVQTTSSPSPPPTTRSPSPATSATTSPLHTPSEDHRPTSRPPPSAMASQLHAVHAAVHRADTDEQKLLDKKNGNDVSYIENNNFYSSTPNVKKVNGNISDISMNATNGDYTTSKIDDSPIRNFAKEQLMNSINANTNGTNTTTIIAEIEGEVKKKSRPTDKTYYIAKEILMTELTYKKDLDVINVWFREEVGREEPEECSNLFALIGPLAQAHGLLVKDLEQRLHGWDGRGGPKGSGKIADVLLIHLPPLLPIYEEYLDSHLSVLETLDTAFKQNARFEQFYRDFETQKVCYLPLTTFVLKPLHRLLQYQSLLQRLLKHYGPNHPDRTNCLTACDTLKEIIVPVTETLEHSENLATLIELQRDIVGFDNLIQTGRKFIRHGCLLKHSRKGYQQRMFFLFSDILLYTSRSQATLQFKVHGHMPLRGVLIEEPEGELSFNGLVIYGGNRALTVAANSPEEKQRWKNDLLTAIQQARDKSDTKVNYLSLKSCSSSDEHIDQSSNEVSTQTKSHAQRSNTTVHVCWHRSTSISMKDELLAVENQLSGYLLRKFKSSNGWQKLWVVFTSFCLFFYKGCLDEFPLASLPLLGYAVGPPLPEDQIGKDFVFKLQYKNHVYFFRAESEYTYNRWMEVIGSATQHRIKKKIPVVNENSIEYSPEK